A window of the Plasmodium knowlesi strain H genome assembly, chromosome: 2 genome harbors these coding sequences:
- a CDS encoding secreted ookinete protein, putative — translation MQIIRILLFSLLIVASLPTSSRKTPHTNPQKEDQSGKNDNNGSQADTSTGGGNHSKNDEWGGKKEEGGKLERVARGGGEEEEDSLGQSEQLDDGTEGHPPEGKKNSHHNKAQQKNGRSGHSGHSGHSGRSGRSGRSGRSGRSGRSRRYESRSQKKTGSSSNEGSVFGIFQSLINRDKSGHNINVKQVPFYREKGYNKDGISDEKKLASQFVKTLQKSEMNQTVEGTIPIGSMDKAKECRYSYALFEQGVKKEMVLNRSLEEEDIVEESTSVEEEQSSTGSGHQGEEEEKVDESDGIGNDTGEEAEGGGTRDFLNFEKEFMKREEEAEQDGEKEASMPSYNEGSAKGKAGDDTAGGAIGMKKGPSQKEQNKKRNSVTQTGDNATSGFKSGEGEYDYTMRSIPTEQMDEQDVLLINKPEAIKYFFEVLTEVFAIIKLGVIHRFTHVVIPIKDVIVSKTLRQIEVVLMTMLSVHRLGSHKYRNTYGLGIITLLLYLLIYLIKRYIYKGESKRREEKCGSKADDIYVVNLLRRILYLVEKKKTANNSEEGVLNDVLYNTETLLATTNITNKENKQIYTDMIASINNLGIFTYVSTQALKSINHKSDLLINGFSGGKSLRAGEEEGMLDVDMDLDMDLDVNALDGSALGGSALDGSALGGSALGGSAQGGSVLGGSTLGVNLGGGMGAALRKRVFPNVVGMGLPNGIGTVLPSGIEPPLPAEVGGNMMDDIYNVNNMQNNFGDDSMYGESIMRNKIPYNMFQQHNDTFQEEDLRAYKNGNSNYGFVREGHGANSGGNFPYKTLKAGGGVTHFSEFDPPQEYPKQEDNFLKEDMNSRNSISHVSKSSNPMNPQEMINEDGEKRSDGKQRGVDPPAMMYMSSEHLPDALKGAHNGAPQNTLQSGQHNTPPKSPQNPPPSVQPPTHVPPAHVPLPPMFPFVHDINNSHMNRKGDVHTKNYADEVGPSKKTSTGLNVSPPEKNTDSGDSLFHVHGKLNMMNATPPGETISSVSNPPKKKDELPGPQAAFFDDPQSGAASPPKKDSLQNYAPPPLAYMPPTHEVLEGAPNRNQKYLTQRKERQKIVATKSPFN, via the exons atgcaaattaTTCGCATCCTTCTGTTCAGTCTCCTCATAGTAGCATCTTTGCCCACGAGCAGCAGGAAGACCCCCCATACGAATCCTCAGAAGGAGGACCAAAGCGGAAAAAACGATAATAATGGTAGCCAAGCGGACACCTCCACGGGGGGGGGCAACCATAGTAAAAACGATGAGTGGggtggaaagaaagaagaaggggggaaattagAAAGAGTGGCCCGtgggggaggggaagaagaggaagattcGTTAGGGCAATCGGAACAGTTAGACGATGGTACAGAGGGCCACCCCCccgaagggaagaagaacagcCACCACAACAAGGCCCAACAGAAGAACGGTCGCAGTGGTCACAGTGGTCACAGTGGTCACAGTGGTCGCAGTGGTCGCAGTGGTCGCAGTGGTCGCAGTGGTCGCAGTGGTCGCAGCAGAAGATATGAAAGTCGAAGCCAAAAGAAGACGGGGAGCAGTTCGAATGAAGGAAGTGTATTCGGAATCTTCCAAAGTCTCATAAACAGAGATAAGTCTGGGCACAACATTAATGTAAAGCAGGTGCCTTTTTATCGGGAAAAAGGTTACAATAAAGATGGAATATCAGATGAGAAAAAACTGGCTAGCCAATTTGTGAAGACTCTACAGAAGAGCGAAATGAATCAGACAGTTGAGGGTACCATACCCATTGGAAGCATGGACAAAGCGAAGGAGTGTAGATACAGCTATGCTCTCTTTGAACAAGgagtgaaaaaggaaatggtaCTCAACAGATCcttggaggaggaagacatcGTCGAGGAAAGTACATccgtggaagaagaacaatcGTCAACTGGGAGTGGTCATcagggggaagaggaagaaaaggttgATGAAAGCGATGGCATTGGAAATGACACTGGGGAGGAGGCCGAAGGAGGGGGCACGCGCGACTTCCTAAACTTTGAGAAGGAATTcatgaaaagggaagaagaggcCGAACAGGATGGGGAGAAGGAAGCCAGCATGCCCAGCTACAACGAAGGCAGTGCGAAGGGGAAAGCGGGAGATGACACCGCGGGGGGAGCGATAGGGATGAAAAAAGGTCCAAGTCAGAAGGAGCAAAATAAGAAGAGGAACTCAGTAACTCAGACGGGTGATAATGCAACTAGTGGTTTTAAGAGCGGTGAGGGTGAATATGATTACACGATGAGGAGCATTCCTACGGAACAGATGGACGAACAGGACGTACTACTAATAAACAAGCCAGAAGCAATAAAGTATTTCTTCGAGGTATTGACAGAGGTATTCGCCATTATCAAGCTGGGGGTGATTCATCGATTCACCCACGTTGTTATTCCCATAAAAGATGTAATCGTGTCGAAGACACTACGTCAAATAGAGGTGGTCCTAATGACCATGTTATCTGTGCACAGACTTGGAAGTCACAAGTACAGAAATACATATGGACTTGGCATCATCACACTTCTTCTGTACCTGTTGATATACCTCATCAAGAGATACATATATAAGGGGGAAAGcaaaaggagagaagagAAATGCGGCTCTAAGGCAGatgatatatatgtagtgAATCTTTTAAGAAGAATACTATACTtggtggagaaaaagaagaccGCGAACAATTCGGAAGAAGGGGTTCTTAACGATGTTCTTTACAACACGGAGACCTTACTAGCCACAACCAATATCACAAACAAAGAGAACAAACAGATCTACACAGACATGATAGCTAGCATTAACAACCTTGGTATATTTACATACGTTTCAACGCAGGCTTTAAAAAGTATTAACCACAAATCTGATTTGTTAATAAATGGGTTCAGTGGAGGGAAATCTCTCAGAGCGGGAGAAGAGGAGGGCATGTTAGATGTGGACATGGACCTCGATATGGACCTAGATGTGAATGCCCTGGATGGTAGTGCGTTGGGTGGTAGTGCGTTGGATGGTAGTGCATTGGGTGGTAGTGCATTGGGTGGTAGTGCGCAAGGTGGTAGTGTGTTAGGTGGAAGTACACTTGGTGTTAATTTAGGAGGGGGCATGGGGGCTGCTTTAAGAAAAAGGGTCTTTCCCAACGTTGTGGGGATGGGTCTACCGAACGGTATAGGAACTGTCTTACCAAGTGGCATAGAGCCTCCGCTCCCAGCAGAAGTAGGTGGTAACATGATGGACGACATTTACAACGTAAACAatatgcaaaataattttggcGACGACTCCATGTATGGAGAGAGCATCATGAGGAATAAAATCCCATACAACATGTTCCAACAACATAATGATACGTTCCAGGAGGAAGACCTACGAGCATACAAGAACGGCAATTCCAATTACGGTTTCGTTAGAGAAGGTCATGGTGCAAATAGTGGAGGTAACTTCCCATACAAGACTTTGAAGGCTGGAGGGGGGGTGACTCATTTTTCTGAATTCGATCCCCCCCAGGAGTATCCAAAACAGGAGGATAATTTTCTTAAGGAAGACATGAACAGTAGAAACAGCATTTCCCATGTGTCGAAATCGTCCAATCCAATGAACCCGCAGGAGATGATTAATGAGGATGGAGAGAAAAGGAGTGATGGTAAACAGAGAGGAGTGGATCCTCCTGCGATGATGTACATGTCCAGCGAGCATCTCCCCGACGCTCTGAAGGGAGCGCATAATGGGGCTCCACAAAATACCCTTCAAAGTGGCCAACATAACACTCCACCCAAATCCCCCCAaaatccccccccctctgtcCAACCTCCTACACATGTTCCCCCTGCACATGTTCCCCTTCCACCCATGTTCCCCTTTGTCCATGATATAAATAACTCTCACATGAACCGCAAGGGAGACGTGCATACAAAGAACTACGCCGATGAGGTCGGTCCCTCGAAGAAAACGTCTACCGGGTTGAATGTTAGCCCTCCAGAGAAAAACACCGACTCAGGGGATAGCCTCTTCCATGTACATGGAAAGCTAAACATGATGAATGCTACCCCCCCGGGGGAAACTATCTCCAGTGTG AGCAACCCCCCCAAGAAAAAGGACGAATTGCCAGGCCCGCAGGCAGCCTTTTTTGATGACCCCCAAAGTGGAGCGGCCTCCCCGCCAAAGAAAGACTCCCTCCAGAATTACGCACCTC CCCCCCTCGCGTACATGCCACCAACCCATGAAGTACTGGAAGGAGCGCCCAACCGGAATCAGAAGTACTTAACACAGAGAAA gGAGAGGCAAAAAATCGTAGCAACGAAGTCTCCCTTTAATTAA